One window from the genome of Nicotiana tomentosiformis chromosome 5, ASM39032v3, whole genome shotgun sequence encodes:
- the LOC104085213 gene encoding uncharacterized protein gives MANFILEEDREAKATEFEQLKQGNKSVQEYYMEFISLAKHASHMVKTEKAKIRRFVGGLAYHIKEPTSAAAVGMIAFSSVVGFAKHLEKDRQQRREEKEHNKKARTSDRFNGISSGGVRGSSYKESLALAQSNHQSGGGSSFRRTQSYGNQSRHNQNFRTSSSHSQSHTEQHSQQQGLCGTCKRQHSGQCKLGFHGCCHCGDIGHIKANCPTLRRNFSGGSTCPSNSSATTVAPPQTRGSHNQAGQWDMQRCRSSYSGRGTTLFVCYT, from the coding sequence ATGGCTAATTTTATACTAGAAGAGGATAGGGAAGCTAAGGCTACAGAGTTCGAACAACTCAAGCAAGGGAATAAAAGCGTGCAAGAGTACTACATGGAATTCATAAGTTTGGCTAAGCATGCTTCTCACATGGTTAAGACAGAAAAAGCAAAGATTCGCAGGTTTGTTGGCGGTTTGGCTTACCACATTAAGGAACCGACATCAGCTGCAGCGGTAGGAATGATAGCTTTCTCCTCTGTTGTGGGATTCGCCAAGCACTTAGAAAAAGACAGACAACaaaggagagaagaaaaagagcatAACAAGAAAGCCCGGACATCGGACAGGTTTAATGGTATATCCAGCGGAGGTGTAAGAGGTTCCTCCTATAAGGAGTCATTAGCACTAGCTCAGTCAAATCATCAGTCAGGTGGTGGGTCTTCCTTCAGACGTACTCAGAGTTATGGAAACCAGTCTCGCCATAATCAGAATtttaggacatcatcctcacataGCCAGAGTCATACTGAGCAACATTCACAACAACAAGGTCTTTGTGGAACATGTAAGCGGCAACATTCAGGTCAGTGCAAGCTCGGGTTTCATGGTTGCTGTCATTGCGGAGACATTGGTCATATAAAGGCCAACTGCCCAACGTTGCGACGTAATTTCAGTGGTGGATCAACTTGTCCTTCTAATTCCTCAGCTACTACAGTTGCACCACCTCAGACTCGTGGTTCTCATAATCAGGCCGGGCAGTGGGATATGCAGAGGTGCAGATCGAGTTACTCAGGGAGGGGGACAACACTATTTGTTTGCTACACTTGA
- the LOC104085212 gene encoding protein DA1-related 2-like isoform X2, translated as MRVWGRAGPQGSIVGSLILHFCERLPDDHSRTGKEKEELDRAVALSLAEDLQRPKGYKWRTDQDEDLARSLQDNPNSSSYPPYLPPYAPSYAPWEYNPNSYRKCSGCYRDIVSGNYLGCMGTFFHPECFLCRACGVPITEYEFSLSGNNTYHKTCFKEMTHPKCEVCHQFIPTNGAGLIEYRCHPFWSQKYCPSHENDNTKRCCSCERLESRNARYMSLGDGRSLCLECMESAIMDTGDCQPLYHSIRDYYEGMNMKIDQQVPMLLVERQALNDAIEGEKHGIHHMPETRGLCLSEEQTVTSILRRPRLGGRGLVGIRTHPQKLIRRCEVTAILVIYGLPRLLTGAILAHELMHAWLRLKGYRGLSPEVEEGICQVLSHMWLESEVMPASRNMPSTSTSSSSSTWSSSKKGGKSQAENKLGEFFMHQIAHDASPAYGGGFRAAYAAVNKYGLRSTLDHIRLTGSFPL; from the exons atgcgggtttggggaagggccggaccacaagggtctattgtaggCAGTCTTATCCTGCATTTCTGCGAGAGGCTACCA GATGATCACTCTAGGACCGGTAAGGAGAAAGAGGAACTAGACCGTGCAGTTGCACTCTCTCTTGCAGAAGATTTGCAGAGACCAAAAG GATACAAATGGAGGACTGATCAAGATGAAGATCTAGCAAGATCACTTCAAGATAACCCTAATTCATCCTCATATCCTCCATATCTTCCTCCTTATGCTCCTTCATATGCTCCTTGGGAATATAATCCCAATAGTTATAG AAAATGTAGTGGCTGCTATAGGGATATTGTCTCTGGAAATTATTTGGGATGCATGGGAACTTTCTTTCATCCAGAATGTTTTCTTTGTCGCGCTTGTGGTGTTCCGATTACTGAATATGAG TTTTCGTTGTCAGGGAATAATACATATCATAAGACATGTTTCAAGGAAATGACTCATCCCAAATGTGAAGTTTGCCATCAATTT ATACCAACAAACGGAGCTGGCTTGATCGAGTACAGATGCCATCCATTTTGGTCTCAGAAATATTGCCCTTCACATGAGAACGATAACACCAAAAGGTGTTGTAGTTGTGAACGTCTAGAG TCGCGGAATGCAAGATATATGTCACTTGGAGATGGTCGCAGCTTATGCTTAGAGTGCATGGAATCTGCAATCATGGATACCGGGGACTGCCAACCACTTTACCATTCCATTAGAGATTATTATGAAGGCATGAATATGAAAATAGATCAGCAAGTTCCTATGCTACTTGTCGAAAGACAAGCCCTTAACGACGCCATTGAAGGGGAGAAGCAT GGTATCCATCATATGCCTGAAACCCGAGGTCTATGCCTATCAGAAGAGCAGACAGTTACCAGT ATACTCAGGAGGCCAAGATTGGGTGGCCGTGGACTAGTAGGAATCAGAACACATCCTCAGAAACTAATTAGAAGATGTGAAGTTACAGCTATATTAGTAATATATGGCCTCCCAAG ATTACTTACTGGTGCCATTCTTGCTCATGAACTGATGCATGCCTGGTTACGTCTTAAAG GATACCGTGGTCTCAGCCCTGAGGTAGAGGAAGGAATCTGCCAAGTGCTTTCACACATGTGGCTTGAATCAGAGGTAATGCCTGCATCAAGAAATATGCCATCTACTTCAACTTCTTCATCCTCATCTACATGGTCATCGTCTAAGAAAGGCGGAAAATCACAAGCTGAGAATAAGTTGGGTGAATTTTTCATGCACCAGATAGCACATGATGCTTCTCCAGCATATGGTGGAGGATTTAGAGCTGCTTATGCAGCTGTCAATAAGTATGGTTTGCGAAGCACGTTAGATCACATTCGCCTCACAGGAAGTTTTCCTTTATGA
- the LOC104085212 gene encoding protein DA1-related 2-like isoform X1: protein MSSSSVNHISQPCIYGDFVSSTAERKSRFMKWLSKLFKGGGSGNRGMPGGHQPQFLGEENKVWRAPARSMDDHSRTGKEKEELDRAVALSLAEDLQRPKGYKWRTDQDEDLARSLQDNPNSSSYPPYLPPYAPSYAPWEYNPNSYRKCSGCYRDIVSGNYLGCMGTFFHPECFLCRACGVPITEYEFSLSGNNTYHKTCFKEMTHPKCEVCHQFIPTNGAGLIEYRCHPFWSQKYCPSHENDNTKRCCSCERLESRNARYMSLGDGRSLCLECMESAIMDTGDCQPLYHSIRDYYEGMNMKIDQQVPMLLVERQALNDAIEGEKHGIHHMPETRGLCLSEEQTVTSILRRPRLGGRGLVGIRTHPQKLIRRCEVTAILVIYGLPRLLTGAILAHELMHAWLRLKGYRGLSPEVEEGICQVLSHMWLESEVMPASRNMPSTSTSSSSSTWSSSKKGGKSQAENKLGEFFMHQIAHDASPAYGGGFRAAYAAVNKYGLRSTLDHIRLTGSFPL from the exons ATGTCTTCTTCAAGTGTTAACCATATATCTCAGCCTTGCATATATG GTGATTTTGTTTCTTCAACTGCTGAGAGAAAGTCAAGATTTATGAAATGGCTGAGTAAACTTTTCAAGGGTGGAGGGTCAGGTAATAGGGGAATGCCAGGTGGACACCAACCACAGTTTCTTGGAGAGGAAAATAAGGTTTGGCGTGCTCCAGCAAGATCAATG GATGATCACTCTAGGACCGGTAAGGAGAAAGAGGAACTAGACCGTGCAGTTGCACTCTCTCTTGCAGAAGATTTGCAGAGACCAAAAG GATACAAATGGAGGACTGATCAAGATGAAGATCTAGCAAGATCACTTCAAGATAACCCTAATTCATCCTCATATCCTCCATATCTTCCTCCTTATGCTCCTTCATATGCTCCTTGGGAATATAATCCCAATAGTTATAG AAAATGTAGTGGCTGCTATAGGGATATTGTCTCTGGAAATTATTTGGGATGCATGGGAACTTTCTTTCATCCAGAATGTTTTCTTTGTCGCGCTTGTGGTGTTCCGATTACTGAATATGAG TTTTCGTTGTCAGGGAATAATACATATCATAAGACATGTTTCAAGGAAATGACTCATCCCAAATGTGAAGTTTGCCATCAATTT ATACCAACAAACGGAGCTGGCTTGATCGAGTACAGATGCCATCCATTTTGGTCTCAGAAATATTGCCCTTCACATGAGAACGATAACACCAAAAGGTGTTGTAGTTGTGAACGTCTAGAG TCGCGGAATGCAAGATATATGTCACTTGGAGATGGTCGCAGCTTATGCTTAGAGTGCATGGAATCTGCAATCATGGATACCGGGGACTGCCAACCACTTTACCATTCCATTAGAGATTATTATGAAGGCATGAATATGAAAATAGATCAGCAAGTTCCTATGCTACTTGTCGAAAGACAAGCCCTTAACGACGCCATTGAAGGGGAGAAGCAT GGTATCCATCATATGCCTGAAACCCGAGGTCTATGCCTATCAGAAGAGCAGACAGTTACCAGT ATACTCAGGAGGCCAAGATTGGGTGGCCGTGGACTAGTAGGAATCAGAACACATCCTCAGAAACTAATTAGAAGATGTGAAGTTACAGCTATATTAGTAATATATGGCCTCCCAAG ATTACTTACTGGTGCCATTCTTGCTCATGAACTGATGCATGCCTGGTTACGTCTTAAAG GATACCGTGGTCTCAGCCCTGAGGTAGAGGAAGGAATCTGCCAAGTGCTTTCACACATGTGGCTTGAATCAGAGGTAATGCCTGCATCAAGAAATATGCCATCTACTTCAACTTCTTCATCCTCATCTACATGGTCATCGTCTAAGAAAGGCGGAAAATCACAAGCTGAGAATAAGTTGGGTGAATTTTTCATGCACCAGATAGCACATGATGCTTCTCCAGCATATGGTGGAGGATTTAGAGCTGCTTATGCAGCTGTCAATAAGTATGGTTTGCGAAGCACGTTAGATCACATTCGCCTCACAGGAAGTTTTCCTTTATGA